A section of the Anopheles merus strain MAF unplaced genomic scaffold, AmerM5.1 LNR4000583, whole genome shotgun sequence genome encodes:
- the LOC121602720 gene encoding uncharacterized protein K02A2.6-like, giving the protein MQEMRPVPMLLCDKIETAKLATEWKIWKEALECYFAAYNVTDQTEKKAKLLHLGGPALPRVFKNLKDHDHVSLVMLEPRWYDQAVEKLDEFFGPQYQATTERRNLRMMKQKPGERFAEYLIRLKQQASQCGFDKYSKEVASTLRDIYLTDAVVQGCSSNEVRRKILQKNLKFSEIEDMGVAQESIDNQTAEMAAGPSSEKVFKIEHGGRKGNPRAEYKGSRQVENRRNEKACFNCGRVGHFAASFNCPARGKECRNCKKLGHFEQMCRKFMEKGPTKRQIRAIDESSEAKQPKTEEETHSSKVYYAFYSGNESNVISCMLGGVSLEMMVDSGADANLIPSEMWEELKNRNIAVVSSTKRSSKILRAYGSKKPLTILGTFVAEVAVGGQRIQAEFFVVEKGQRCLLGDKTAKQLGILKVGLDINRVQVDPFPKMKGITAKIKMNPQIIPVYQPMRRIPIPLEESVDRKLDGLLKRDIIEIKTGPTTWVSPLVVVGKSNGEPRLCLEDSRDVTTFITRRGLYRFKRLPFGLVTAPELFQKAMDETLSGCEGTIGISMTC; this is encoded by the coding sequence ATGCAAGAAATGCGACCAGTACCAATGTTGctgtgcgataaaatcgaaacTGCTAAACTCGCAACAGAATGGAAAATTTGGAAGGAAGCGTTGGAATGCTACTTTGCAGCGTACAACGTAACGGACCAAacggagaaaaaagcaaaactactACATCTCGGAGGACCGGCACTACCGAgagtgtttaaaaatttaaaagatcATGATCATGTGTCTTTGGTTATGTTGGAACCGCGCTGGTATGACCAGGCAGTTGAAAAACTGGATGAGTTTTTCGGACCGCAGTATCAAGCTACAACGGAGAGACGCAACCTGCgaatgatgaaacaaaaaccaggtGAACGTTTTGCGGAATATTTGATTCGTTTAAAACAACAGGCATCTCAGTGTGGATTTGACAAGTACAGTAAAGAAGTAGCTTCAACACTGCGGGACATATACTTAACAGATGCAGTAGTTCAAGGATGTTCTTCCAATGAAGTCCGACGGaaaattttgcagaaaaatttgaagttttcggaaATCGAAGACATGGGAGTTGCGCAAGAGAGCATAGATAATCAAACAGCTGAAATGGCAGCTGGACCATCAtctgaaaaagtgtttaaaatcgAGCACGgcggaagaaaaggaaatccCAGAGCGGAATATAAGGGATCCAGACAAGTTGAAAACAGGCGTAATGAAAAGGCTTGTTTCAATTGCGGACGTGTAGGACACTTTGCGGCATCTTTCAATTGCCCTGCTCGCGGGAAGGAATGTAGAAATTGTAAGAAACTTGGTcattttgaacaaatgtgCCGAAAGTTTATGGAGAAGGGTCCGACTAAACGTCAAATAAGAGCAATTGACGAATCATCAGAggcaaaacaaccgaaaactGAGGAGGAAACACATAGTTCGAAAGTGTATTATGCATTCTATTCAGGGAATGAGTCAAACGTAATATCTTGTATGCTTGGAGGAGTTTCTCTTGAAATGATGGTCGATTCAGGCGCTGATGCCAATTTAATTCCTAGTGAAATGTGGGAGGAATTAAAAAATCGGAACATAGCGGTAGTTTCATCAACGAAACGAAGTTCGAAGATCTTGAGGGCATACGGAAGCAAAAAACCACTCACAATATTAGGCACTTTTGTTGCGGAGGTTGCTGTAGGGGGCCAACGCATTCAAGCGGAGTTTTTTGTGGTAGAAAAAGGACAACGTTGCTTACTGGGTGACAAGACGGCTAAGCAACTAGGTATTTTGAAAGTCGGGCTAGACATAAACAGAGTGCAAGTAGATCCGTTTCCAAAAATGAAGGGCATAACAGCAAAAATCAAGATGAATCCACAGATCATCCCGGTCTATCAGCCAATGCGACGAATTCCGATACCTTTGGAGGAGTCAGTAGATCGGAAGTTAGATGGATTGTTAAAAAGGGATATAATCGAGATAAAGACAGGCCCGACGACATGGGTTTCGCCATTGGTCGTAGTGGGAAAGTCAAACGGAGAGCCTCGTTTGTGTCTTGAGGATTCGCGAGACGTGACAACTTTCATAACCCGACGAGGGTTGTACCGTTTCAAGcggctgccgttcggtttggTGACTGCTCCAGAGTTATTTCAAAAGGCGATGGATGAGACTCTATCTGGTTGCGAAGGAACAATTGGTATCTCGATGACGTGCTAA